Sequence from the Capillibacterium thermochitinicola genome:
TCGCTGTAAACAAAATTGCCACCCCGGGGCCGGATCATCACATTGATGGGCAGGTCCAGGGTTTCCTTGGCCAGTAGAATCGTGCCGTAACTGGGAGTGGTGCCGCCCTCCTTCAGGTTGTCACAAAGCTCAATCCGCTGAGCCCCTAGTTCGAAGGCCTTCTTTGCCTCCAGAAAGCTTCCGACACAAGCCTCTTTAATAATCCCCATGTTTCTCATTCCTTTCGGTGCAAAGCGGTAGGGCGCTTTTCTTTTTTTCGCGCGCTTATAATTCAATACTTAACCCAAACCGGTGGCGCGGGGAAACCTCTTCGGTCCAGGGATATACCAGTTCGTAGAATAGGAAGAAGAAATCGGTTCCCACGAGAAGATAAGGGTACTGAAAACCGTCCTTACTGGAGAACTGCGCCCCGCCTCCACCATAAAACGAAATCCGGGACGAAGGGGCGTTGAAAAAGTAGACGGTGCCAACCGGCAAATTTAAATCCCGTTCCCGGTATGAGTAGTCAAGATTGCCAGTGAGATAGAGCCTATCGTACAGGCGGACTTTGAGCCCCGGCGCCCAGTTCTTTTCGTAACGGTAGAGGTTTAGGAAGAACGCGGGCGGGGGGTCTTCCTCGGCCAGGGCGCGGGAATGCCCCGTCCAGGTCTGAGTCTCCTTGGCCGTGTTGGGCTGGGCGGGAGAACGGTTCCCGGCGTACAGACCAATAGAACCGCTGACCGTTGCGGCCTGGATCTGCACCACGGCCCCTTCATCCTGAAGGAAGAGGGTCTTTGCTTGCCCGGCCTTCTCCCCCGGGAAATCCGAGCTGATCTTGCCGGAACGGCTTTTGAGTTGACCCTTCATCTTCGTGCCGGCGGGGAAGAAAAGGCGGAGATCCCCCGAGACCGAGTCAACCGTCAGGGAAACCGGTGCGCTAATGGTTGCCCAGGTGGCGGTGAGATCGCCGGAGACCGTTGAGATGTTGAACCATCCGCCGTCGAGACCGCGCAGGTCAACCTTGCCGGAAACGGTATGGAGCCCGGCGCTTGCGACCGGCCCGTCGATCCAAATGTCACCGCTGGCGGAATTGGCATCAACCCGGATAACCGGCCGTTCAAAGGTTGCCCCAATCTTGCCGGAAGCGGTATTGGCGGCAAAGGACTCCACTTCGCCTTGGAACGAGACATCGCCAGAGGCTGTATTCACAGCGATGGATAGGCCGAACCGGCCGCGGAAAATACAGTCGCCGGAGGCCGTATTCACCGTCAAGCTGGTGCCGGCCGGGACCGTGATCTTGATCTTGCCCGAAGCCTGGGTGAATGAGGAAGAGACCTTACTGTCGGGAACAGACCGGATCTGCAGGCGATTTTCATCGACCGTAAAGACCGGTTCATAGGCTTCGATCAATTTTTCGACCGTCCGTCTGAAGGGAGCCTGGAAGGTCATCCAGACTTCTACCTCAACCATTTGACCGGCCGTCTGGTACACCTCTACATCCTGGAAGGCCGCTTCCACCACGACGAATCCGTCCGGAGCGAGGCGGAAGGACTCTTTGGTGTAGTAAGAGTCGGACGCCGCGAGAGCGCCTTGCGGGCACACCAAAATCAACAGCCACAACCCGAGGAAGGAGAGGAATAAACCACGGGTCAAGAGCGGGCGGATTCGCATCCTTTTCCCCCTCCTTAACTAAAAAAGTTAATATACCCCTGAATCAGTACGATCAAGATGATCACCGGCAGGACCCATTGGAAGTAGGGTTTAAAAGCACGGGGCATCTTAATCCCCTGGCCGGTGTTGACTTCCTGCAGGTAGTTGTCAAAACCCCAACCGTAACGGGTTACGCAGAAAAGCAGGTAAACCAGGGAACCGATGGGCAGCAGATTGTAACTGAGGATAAAGTCCTCCAGCGTCAAGATATCCGTGCCCGCCCCCAGCGGTTGGAACTCCTTGAGGACATTGAACCCTAAGATGCAGGGCATTGAGAGAAGAATCAATAAAAAGGCATTGATGAGGGACGATTTTTGGCGGCTCCAGCCCCAGAGGTCCATCCCGAAGGCAATGATGTTTTCAAAAACGGCGATTACCGTCGAGTAGGCGGCAAAGGTCATAAAGAGAAAGAAGAGGGCTCCCCAGATTTGTCCGCCGCTCATGGCGTTGAAGATATTGGGCAGAGTGACAAAGACCAGGCCGGGACCGTCACCGGGGTCGACCCCAAAAGCAAAGCAGGCCGGGAAGATGATGAGCCCCGCCAGCAGCGAGATGGAAGTGTCCAGGGCGGCGATGTTGATCGACTCGCCGTAAAGATTCCGTTCTTTCCCGATGTAACTCCCGAAGATCGCCATTGAACCAACCCCGAGGCTTAAAGTGAAGAAAGCCTGGCTCATCGCGGCGAAGACCGTTTCCCAGAGCCCCTTTTCCTGCATGCGGTTTAAATCCGGGAGGAGGTAGAACTTAAGTCCGTCCCCGGCGTTGGGCAGGGTCATGGCCTTAACCGCCAGCATGATGATGAGCGCGAACAACAAGGTCATCATCACCTTGGTCACCTTCTCGACCCCTTTCTGCAAACCGAGGGAGCAGACGCCAAAACAGAACACGGTGGTAATGACCATCCAAACGGTCATTTCGAACGGGTCGGCCAGTAAATTGACAAAAACCTGCCCGACCTGTTGGGTATCAAGCCCGCTAAACTGCCCGAGCAAGAATTTGTAGAAATAAGCCAGCATCCAGCCGGCGACGGTGGTGTAAAACATCATCAACAGATAATTGCCGGCAATGCCCGCATACCCCATCAGATGCCATTTCTGCCCTTTGCCCTCCATTACGTGGAAGGAAGTGGCAATGCTTTTCTGGCTCGCCCGGCCGACCGCCAGTTCCATGGTCAGGATCGGGATCCCCAGTGCCACGATGCAGATCAAATAGATGAGGACAAAGATACCGCCGCCATACTGCCCGGTGATGTAAGGAAAACGCCATACATCACCCAGGCCGATAGAACAAGCGGCCGAGATTAAAATAAAACCTAACCGGGAAGCAAACCGTTCTCTTTTTTTCACTTGGCAACCTCCTTTGTGACTGAGAGAACTTTGTGGTTTTGGAGATTTATTAATAAAAATTGGTTAAATTATGAAATTAATTATATGATAATTTTTGTAATTTCGCAAACAGAATTTAGGGGGATCAGTGGGCTGTTTATTTTTTGTTGAGAATCGGGGTGTATGATCGAAATGGGCGCTTTCCTCGGCCAAGAACTATTTGGGGAACGCCGGCAAGGCTCCTCCGGAGGAGGCGACTGGGCGCCCGGCAGAATATAAAGGTAAAGGAGTTGTAAAGAATGGCGAAACGACTTGGTTCAAGACTATTTTTCCTGCTGGCAGTAGTATTCATCTTTTCCGGGCTCGTCTTGGCGGCGAAACCGGAGTTTTCCGCTGAGATGATCCAGACCGATGCGAAGGGTAAGGTGACAACGGGGAAAATTTACGTTCAAGGCCCGGAAAAAATCCGCCATGAGTTCAGCGATGGCGATACGGTCTCCGTCACCATCCTGCGCCTGGATAAAAAGGTCAGTTGGACGCTGCTGCCGGATCAACAATATATGGAAGTGAGCTTCCAGTTTGATCCCAACCAACTCAACCCGGAACTGGAGTACGAGATGAAGACCCTCGGCAGCGAGACCGTCAACGGTTATGATTGCCAGATCATTCAATATACCTATAAAGAACGGAAATACGGTATCTTGGTCCAATGGTTCTCAGAGGAACTGGGTTTTGCGGTCAAGACCCAAACCAAGGACGCCAAGGGGAAGGTCACTTCCACCGTGGAGTACCGGAACATCGTCGAGGGCAAACAGCCGGATGAGTTATTTGAGATCCCAAACGGGTACACGAAGTTTTCGATCATTCCGAAACTGCCCTTACCCTTCTAGACTGGAATAGAGCGTTTGTTTCTTTAAAATTGTTATCCAATAAGTTTGGAAAGGAACCCAGGCGGTTCCTTTCTTCGTTTTATGCCATCGTGCATGCCGCTTACGCTTTATTTATTGCTTATTTTTGTTTAAATTTGCGGTTTAAAACCTAACCGGTCTTTTTTACATCTGTGTGTAAGCTGGCCTCTCATGCCTTATTGTAAAAACCTTTTAGGACAAGAGTAAATTTCCATGTATAGGTAATATGTAATAAGAGTATTATTATAGTAATTATTTTAAACATAAATACGAAATGAAGCTCTAAAAGGGTGATATTGATAGTTAAATTCCGCGAAGCTGCTGCCAGATCAACCAAGATCCTTTTCATTGGGAATAGGACAACCAGAAAAAAGTAATTAAGTGTATTATCCAATTTTTATGGGGTGTATGGCTTAAGGTTGGATGAAGAAGAACGTTATAAAATGAGTTTCTCTTCAGTAGTAGATCTGACCACAGAGGACGAGAAGACTACAGGCTGTTTCTTCGAACGGCATGGAGTTGGGGAATTAGAAGAGATCGATGAAAGTCCGGCCATTTTTAATAACAACGAACACTTAGTAGCTCAAGGGGTAAAGAAAATCCCAAACGGATACCCGGCTGCTGACTTGGTTTACCGGGTGCACAATAAAGGCGTAGATATTGACAAAGTAGCAGGTTCCCGTATTAATAAGGAGACTTTAGAAAGTGATCTCTAAAGGCAGCTTCTAGTCTGCCTTATATCGTCCACTGGTTATGAATAATCCCTGTTAATCGCCATTCATCTTCGTATTTCTCGAACACCAAACGGAGGCTTTGCCAGTCCATTCCTTCATAAACCGGATCAAAGCCGGGGAAATAATACTCGACGATGATCGGGTTTTCATAAACCTCAAATTGGTTTTCAAGTGCATTCCCGCTGCTTAATACTTGGTTGTACCCGATCTGGTC
This genomic interval carries:
- a CDS encoding DUF4097 family beta strand repeat-containing protein, with protein sequence MRIRPLLTRGLFLSFLGLWLLILVCPQGALAASDSYYTKESFRLAPDGFVVVEAAFQDVEVYQTAGQMVEVEVWMTFQAPFRRTVEKLIEAYEPVFTVDENRLQIRSVPDSKVSSSFTQASGKIKITVPAGTSLTVNTASGDCIFRGRFGLSIAVNTASGDVSFQGEVESFAANTASGKIGATFERPVIRVDANSASGDIWIDGPVASAGLHTVSGKVDLRGLDGGWFNISTVSGDLTATWATISAPVSLTVDSVSGDLRLFFPAGTKMKGQLKSRSGKISSDFPGEKAGQAKTLFLQDEGAVVQIQAATVSGSIGLYAGNRSPAQPNTAKETQTWTGHSRALAEEDPPPAFFLNLYRYEKNWAPGLKVRLYDRLYLTGNLDYSYRERDLNLPVGTVYFFNAPSSRISFYGGGGAQFSSKDGFQYPYLLVGTDFFFLFYELVYPWTEEVSPRHRFGLSIEL
- a CDS encoding sodium-dependent transporter — encoded protein: MKKRERFASRLGFILISAACSIGLGDVWRFPYITGQYGGGIFVLIYLICIVALGIPILTMELAVGRASQKSIATSFHVMEGKGQKWHLMGYAGIAGNYLLMMFYTTVAGWMLAYFYKFLLGQFSGLDTQQVGQVFVNLLADPFEMTVWMVITTVFCFGVCSLGLQKGVEKVTKVMMTLLFALIIMLAVKAMTLPNAGDGLKFYLLPDLNRMQEKGLWETVFAAMSQAFFTLSLGVGSMAIFGSYIGKERNLYGESINIAALDTSISLLAGLIIFPACFAFGVDPGDGPGLVFVTLPNIFNAMSGGQIWGALFFLFMTFAAYSTVIAVFENIIAFGMDLWGWSRQKSSLINAFLLILLSMPCILGFNVLKEFQPLGAGTDILTLEDFILSYNLLPIGSLVYLLFCVTRYGWGFDNYLQEVNTGQGIKMPRAFKPYFQWVLPVIILIVLIQGYINFFS
- a CDS encoding DUF4412 domain-containing protein, whose product is MAKRLGSRLFFLLAVVFIFSGLVLAAKPEFSAEMIQTDAKGKVTTGKIYVQGPEKIRHEFSDGDTVSVTILRLDKKVSWTLLPDQQYMEVSFQFDPNQLNPELEYEMKTLGSETVNGYDCQIIQYTYKERKYGILVQWFSEELGFAVKTQTKDAKGKVTSTVEYRNIVEGKQPDELFEIPNGYTKFSIIPKLPLPF